The segment ttcgcagATCGAATCACGGATGGTGGCAACGCGGCGGAAACGCGAGCAACAACGCGACAGTCCTGAGTTTATTGggcgaaaaatgtgaaattttatcgaatttcaGTTCCTCGgaaatgttcaaatttgtCGTTGCGGATTTAACAAATCGCGGAATTGATCACAAAAATTGCCTTTATTTCGACGATTGTGAAGTGCCGCTTTCGACAATTTGGATTAGTGAAGCGAACGGAAGTCGAACCATCGTTCATTCTAATCCGAATTTGCCGCATGTGAATTTCGAGACGTTCGACAAGTGCGACTTGGATGAGTACAAATGGATCCATTTTGAGGTAGGATGGGTGagtttttgctcaaaaattatttttaaattaatgaaaaatttaattttttcgtttttagggTCGAACTCCCCTTGAATTCCgtaaaatgatggaaaaaactcgaaaattcaACTCACGCATCAAAATTTCCGTCGAATTGGAGAAATTACGAGGAGATGACTTGAAACTCGTGGAAAATGcggattttgtctttttaggaaaaacttttgccaAATTCATCGGGtgtgaaaaaaaggaagaagctgtttataaattgaaagaattagcgggagacaaaaataattttaccgtAATTTGTCCTTGGGAGACGGAAGGCGTTGCAGTTTTGgatcaagaaaataatttttactcgtGTGAGGCTTTTAAGGCGGAAAAAGTGCGGGATACGTTGGGAGCGGGAGACACTTTTTGTGCAGCGACAATTTTTGCGTTGAATCAAGGGAGAAATGTGCAAAAAGCAATCGAGTTTGGAAGTACGATTGCCGGATTAAAAGTTGGATTTTATGGATACGATGGAATTAAAGATGCTTGCAagaagtttttatgaaaaaaaaattttttttgttgttataagagattttttgattttttttaaataatttattaaagaaattttttaaattgactattttaagttcttttttactcaaaataataaaaaaaatgcaaaaaataaattgaaatatgtttgtttataattaattttcaatttttgaaaaaataagaagaatttaggtatatgaaaaattgcgaaaataaaatttataaaatttttaaaaattttcaataattttaataattgaacaaatactgaaaaaattttagcgaatttaaaaaattaatttcaaagtttcaaatttttatcatttaaaaaaataaattaaaaaaataaaaattaattattaggtactcaaattaaaaaaaaaatcagttttaaatcaaaataaaaatttaaattaaaaattttctttaaattcatcttttttcatgtaaggtaatagaaaaaaaaaattattaaaaattatattaatattttaatgaattttaacaatttttcaatttatttttttttacgtttgagCCGAAATTCAaacatggaatttttttttattttcataaaaaaaat is part of the Culicoides brevitarsis isolate CSIRO-B50_1 chromosome 3, AGI_CSIRO_Cbre_v1, whole genome shotgun sequence genome and harbors:
- the LOC134834782 gene encoding ketohexokinase-like isoform X1; the encoded protein is MTDWNSKKILLVGETVLDIIQIVSEYPKEDDDIRSNHGWWQRGGNASNNATVLSLLGEKCEILSNFSSSEMFKFVVADLTNRGIDHKNCLYFDDCEVPLSTIWISEANGSRTIVHSNPNLPHVNFETFDKCDLDEYKWIHFEVGWGRTPLEFRKMMEKTRKFNSRIKISVELEKLRGDDLKLVENADFVFLGKTFAKFIGCEKKEEAVYKLKELAGDKNNFTVICPWETEGVAVLDQENNFYSCEAFKAEKVRDTLGAGDTFCAATIFALNQGRNVQKAIEFGSTIAGLKVGFYGYDGIKDACKKFL
- the LOC134834782 gene encoding ketohexokinase-like isoform X2, whose product is MTDWNSKKILLVGETVLDIIQIVSEYPKEDDDIRSNHGWWQRGGNASNNATVLSLLGEKCEILSNFSSSEMFKFVVADLTNRGIDHKNCLYFDDCEVPLSTIWISEANGSRTIVHSNPNLPHVNFETFDKCDLDEYKWIHFEGRTPLEFRKMMEKTRKFNSRIKISVELEKLRGDDLKLVENADFVFLGKTFAKFIGCEKKEEAVYKLKELAGDKNNFTVICPWETEGVAVLDQENNFYSCEAFKAEKVRDTLGAGDTFCAATIFALNQGRNVQKAIEFGSTIAGLKVGFYGYDGIKDACKKFL